The DNA region GCATCAAAACCAGGTAGAATTCTTGTCAATGACCATCCACTGAATGTTTGCTACAAAGTCATTTTTGTTGGTAACCAATCATGAAGAAATGTAATAAATTTGGATATTGTTTTACTCAACAACACTGCATTTTCTACTATTTTTACTAATAATTTAAGATGGTATTAGTCTTCTATCTATCAGCTTTTGAAGACTCTAATTTTTAGTTCccattctaaaatttcatttcatggggccagcactgtggcatagaaggtaatgcctccacctgcgatgcccaCATACTATAATAGGTgcccattcatgtcccagctgctccactttcaatccagttccccgctagtgcacctgggaaaagcagcagaagatggcccaagagtccgggcccctgtatccatgtgggcgacctgaatgaagcacctggcttcaacctggctcagccaggGATGctatgaccatctggggagtgaaccagcaaatggaagatctctgtctctttctctctgtgcaactctttcaaaataagtaaatcttaaatttttgttcatttcatatgatttcttttttgcttgttttttgttttgtttgtgagactcaaaattaagaaaaggaggagaggccggcactgtggcgcagcaggttaacactctggcctgaagcgtcagcatccatatgggtgccgattcgagacccggctgctccacttcccatccagctctctgctgtggcctgggaaagcagtagaagatggctcaagtgcttgggcccctgcacccacgtgggagacccggaagaagctcctggctcctggcttcagatcagcacagctccagccattgtggccaattggggaatgaaccagcagatggatggaagacctctctctctctctctctctctgcctctcctctctctgtgtaactctttcagataaataataaataaatcttttttaaaaaaggaagaaagtagcTAATAGTTATTGAATCTCTATCGTGTGTGTATGGGTATACATatctatatttttcttccttaaaatacaCTCTTGTAAGGAAAGACCATTTTCACCCCCTCTTACCAATGAGGGCATGACGCTTAGATAGGCTAAATAATACGCCCAATGTTAAAAGCTAATGAAGGACAGGGTTGGCAAAGGGAGGAAAAAGGACCTTTTTTATCTTTCACAGGCTTCCTTTTCATTGGTGTTTTTATTACAATGCTGACTAATAAGAGCTGTGGGTAATAAATGCTCTCTTTCCCGGCACAGAAGTGTTTGAGAACACTGTTTAAGATTTATGCTTCTACTCGAAACAGAAGATCCAGTTGTGTTGCTAAATGGCACGCAAAGAAGTACCTAAATTGCAGGCTGATGTGAAACAGATGGGAATTCAAATCTGAGTTCTGCCATACTCATTTGTGGCCCTGTGGCAAGCTATTCAAACTGGATCACAATTTTCTCAGCCATAAAATTCAGAATAATAAAAGGTCACTTACAAGGCTATTATGAGAACACAGAAGAGAACATCTATCCCATAGCTATCAGTGTACTTAATAAACATGAGCTTCCTTGTTCTTACCAAAAATCTTTAAGGTCCTATAATTTATCACTTTTACATGAACTGCATACAAAGTCTATCATGTCCCAGTTATGTGAATAACTAACTTTACTGAATGTGAATCTGTGATGTACACTAGCGGCTTAGCAAAGTCcatcaagtgattttttttttttcaaatctctcCTAAATGGGTAACCAAGACATTGCCATGTAAAGGCTAATTACTAGTGTGAGTGGTATGAACCCATTAAAATTTATAGGTGAAATATGTTCCACACGCGGAACATTCAGCACATGcaggaaaccaggaacccagaccAGCAGCTGACTCACTGACGTCAACTGCCAGCTCACTTATCACCTGTGGTTCATTCATTCTCCGTGTAGTAAATCTCAGCTGGCCGCATACACACTGGACCACGAGGTCGGTTCACGCGCAGTGCCTCCCGCCCGCGGTGGGATGCAAAGAGCCTAGAAGGACCACTGCCTGTGCTCTCCTTTTCCACACTCCTGACCCCTCTATTCTTCCTCAAATGCTCTTGCTCCTCCCCCGTCAACATCTTTATTCCAAAAAGCATGTGATTACTTCTTCCTCGTTAAAGCGTAAACAAAGATAAAGCTTAGCACCTCCCAGGGCTATGTGGTGACACTATAATTAGGAATAAGGTCACCGGCTTAAATGAAGGGAGTAAGTCTACGGATGAATGTTAAGCTTCTACGAAGCTACAAGAAAGAACAATTTTCGCCACGGGAACCTCCGCGTTGTTCCCTATGTTAAGAGAACAGACCGCTATGAGCACTTAAAGCAGGATATGTCGACCAGATACCCCAAAAGCTCCTTTATGCTTAGTTCATAAAGTAGGTACTGAGGCAACACTTATTGATAAGAGATgcacgccggcgccgtggctcactaggctaatcctccgccttgcagcgccggcacaccgggttctagtcccagttggggcgctggattctgtcccggttgcccctcttccaggccagctctctgctgtggccagggagtgcagtggaggatggcccaagtgcttgggccctacaccccatgggagaccaggagaagcacctggctcctgccatcggatcagcgcggtgcgccggccgcagcgcgccagtggccgcagccattggagggtgaaccaacggcaaaaggaagacctttctctctgtctctctctctcactgtccactctgcctgtcaaaaaaaaaaaaaaaaaagataagagatgCAAAAGTCTCCCTTTGGTTATGacacagccaccaccaccatgACTACCAAAAAACACTATAGTAGCTTCTTGCGTTTCTCAGCTTCTGTCCTGGGAGACTGTTATGAGAGACATCAGACTGGGTCAGCAGAACTCGTGCTTTGGAAGGGCCACTGGGCGAGGTGGAAACTTGCCTCCTCTATTACATCTGACCCAGAGCCTGCGCTCACAGCACTGGTTGCCAGGCAAGTGGAGGATGACTGCAGCAAAACACTTCCGTGGCTGAACAAGTCCCTGCAATGTTTCCCATCAGGAAATGGGAAGAGTTTGCAACACAGAACGTGTCCgttacccccaccccaccaggcaGGATCCGGAGAAGCCGGCTGAACTGACCGGCTGTCACTTACCTGAGGTCCATGTCTCCATCAACCCAGAAGGTGAAGATGTTAGAGATGGTTCCCCCTGGGCAGCACCCCATGATGAGAACAGCAATGGCTTGGACCGGCTTCAGAGTAAAGCTGACAGCCAGCAGATAGGCTATAAGAGGCATGAGCCCAAACTGGCAGAGCAGTCCCACGGCGATGCCCCAGGGTCTCCGGATGTGCAACCAGAGCTTCCGGATCTCCACGGAGCATCCAAAGGAGAACATGAGCAGGCCCATCATCACAGCGGATGCCACTGTGAAAACAAGTCCCAGGTCGCCATGTGCCTGCAGCCCCACTGGCAGCTCCTCCTCCGAACCGTTGGCAGGGTGGACTGAGCTGCTGCAACAGTTCGCTCTCATCTCCTCAAGGCAGCATTACAAATGAGCAGCAGCGGCGAAGGCTGGGCAGCTCTACCCTGCCACGTTTTGCAATAATGCAACGAAGTCACGCACGCGTGCAGAATCATTCCAACAGCTGGTGGCTGGTCAAGTGATTCATCCTAATCTGATCGATGTACTCACAAAGTGGCTCTACAAAGGCCATTAACATGGGCACGAAACCGATCACAAAATGTGGCAAGCAAGGCTCTCTCCTTCTGTTCTTACTCACCACTGAATATTCAAACAAAATGAGACAAGCAGACTTATTGTCAAGTGGAGAGACTGGGCTGTGTCGTCAGCATTACATTGTGTTCCAGGAAAGTAGGTTGGGTGCCAAGACATAATTTCTCCAAATTCAGTAGGGATTTCAGAGAGCCAGGATGCAAATTTCTGTAGGGAGAAAGGCTAACTCCGGAAAAAACAAAGCCACACCTCGCAGCACTAGCAAAGCGTTTCTGGTAGAAATACTGCAGCAAAAGTAAACCACTGGAGGAACTGTCAGGAGGGATATGATTAATCTCAAAAGAACTTTGGAATCAGTctcagtttttcttctttctctttctatgagAATTTGTGTCTATAGGCAATAATTAAACACCTGCAAGAATAATATGGGATTAAGCACCTGATTATCTCTCAAGAAACATGTGGAAACTCATTTCTTTTATAAAAGGGAGTTGCCACTTCGTTTTGGAGAGCCCATCCGCCCAGGAGCCCCCTGGAAAAGTCTGGGAATTTTGCAAGAGAAAGTCTGCCATCTGGAGACAGCCCGGGACAGCCACAGACCACAGTGCCCCAGGGGCCCCTCTGTGCATTCTAAGCAAGCACCAGTGATGACAATATGGTTCCGTGAAACTAAACCTGCACACAAGCAAGTGCCACACCCTTTCTCACGGAGAGCAGAAAGTTTATTTGCAGTAACAAGGCACACTTTATCAACGCCTCCACCTGCCTTACCTGGGATACTAGCCGGCTGTGCACTGTTTATTCTTGGACTGGCAAATTCTTTTCCATGACAAAATGCACAGGGCATGTTGGCTGCCTAAAAATACAAACTGAATACAAAATGTAAGATCAATTCTATTGGAAGAAAGGATAACTTGCCTTGGGTAAACAGGCCCCGCAAGCAGCTCTGACATCAGAGGTCGGCTCAAGGACATCATTATGTGAAGTCAAGCAGAGGATGGGCCCTCTCTGAGCATGGGGTCAGGTCTCTGGAAAGCGAGGTGTTCCCAGCTTCAACGATGCAGAGGTGTGGCCAGGCTGAGAAGGACTGGAGGAGGACAAGAACTGATCTTTCCTGAGCACTTCTGGTGACTGGGGTCTGCTGGCTGCTTTACACACACGCGGCTGTGTCTAGTGAAGCAGAACTTTATCTTTGGTACTTACTAAGATAGGATGTCAGATGCTTCTATCtgcacagttttaaaaaaaaatcccttctggACCTTCTTACTCGAGTAGCCATTTTTTGTTAACACAAGTTTGGTAAGCACCCCAGTCCTGATGAAGACAGTGTGGGAGGACTCGTGTGATTGGCTGGGATTCCCACAGTGGCCTTAAGGAGCCTGgggccgggggggtggggggagtaggGTGACTGTGGCCAGctctcttttaaaatttcctgttaTCAAAAATTCCCAGATGAATTAGGATGGTTCCAACTGAGGCTGCTGGCAGGAAAAGATACCAAGGTCCTGTTAACCTCTGAGAGGGCTGTCTTGACTGAGGACAGTTTCCTCCAGACACAGTTATCccagcacagaggccacaggGGGACACAGGACACAATGACTATGCGGATGTAGCTTGAGAGATGTCACGCTAAAAGCCGAAGCCTGGCCACCACCAACTTGTGTTCAAGGATTGGACCAGAGGAGATATGACTGCAGTGGGCATAGGAACAACGCCTCAAGGAGTCCCTTAAACCGCAGCAACTGAGGCCAGGGCCTATCAGTGGACTGGTCAGGCTTTTCTGagtttctccccatgtaggactggAGAGGAGTTCCACCCACGGGGATCTTGGTCAATCTGAAAAGCAGATGTCATATAAGGGATCTGAATATGACTTGGCTCCAAAACTCACACAGAGGCTTAGTTCCCCAAAGTATTATGTGAACAGAGAACTAAGAGGTACTGAGTCAGGCATGCATactccctgtctcctgccatgtGATGCTGTCTGCCAGCAAGAACACTATTACTAGACGTTGAACCCATGGGCCCACCTGACTGGGGACTATGAGCCCCCAGACCCCTAAGCCAAAATAACCTCTTTCCTTTATGAAATTAGACTTctcagggatttcaaaaagttgacAGATATACAATCCTAGATTTCTTGCCCTTATTTGCATGTAAGGATTCAAATCACTAATTAGAGACTGTTTAAAGGTGAGACCAAACTGGCACCCCACACTAGCGTGGCAGGCCATGAGCCCTCCCCACCTTAAACTTCACAACCACTGTGAGAGGTAAGAGCTATCACCCTCCACTTTGTGCACTGAGGGGAAAGGCCTGATGGGGCTATGTGCTTGGTCCAAGGTTATCAAGCAACTGAAGTATGTGAAAGTGGCCAgaaccaaaatggagtcactaTGTCAAACCCTAATAAAGTGGAGTTGGGAGGCCACAAATGGGTGGTCCTCATGCATATTTGCCCAATCACACGAACTATTACAAAAGACTCTGCAAAAGCCAAGGTCTTGCAGAAAGTCCACTTCTATGAGGCTATCTTTCTAGTAACAGCCAGGCCTCAACACAGTCTTACAAGCAGCCTCACCAAACTGCCCCAGCAGTCGGGCTGCTTCTGAGAAGACCCTCTCCTTGCAAGGCCGACACAAACATCGCTACATGTGAAAGGGCCTGAAACCAATGAGcttttttccaaataatttttattattattattttaattgtatatatttatggggtacattGAGATAAGTCAATACATGTATTCAATATGTGAACATCGAATCAGGTTAGTTAACATTCCCAtctctaaacttttaaaaaatctttttgacaataattgtacatatttatggggtacagtgtacCCTTGCAATAACTGTATCTAACATGTACTGATCAAAATCAGGGTAATAAATGTttcccctctctttgtcactaCTTTACGATTAGAGCTTTGAGCTCCTCTCTTGTTTGCTCAGAAAACATGTAATAGGTTATTGTGGCCTATAATCACTTCACTGCATAGACCAAACTTGTTTCAAAGCACCCTGCATGGACTTCTCCTTTCTGCCTTCAAAAATTTGCTCcccagctcatgacaagatcctcagGTGATTACCgatgttataaataagagtgtctgcCTCAGAGAaggcaccaaaaataaataaataaataaataaataagagtgtcaattgttaaatcaacaacgggagtcactgtgcacctactctccatgtaggatctctgtccttaatgcgttgtactatgcgaattaacagtaaaacaactattcaaacagtactctatactttgtgtgtctgtgtgggtgcagtttgttgaaatctttacttagtatatactaagttgatcttctatgtataaagataattgaaaatgaatcttgatgaagaatgggatgggagagggagtgggagatgggatggtttgcaggtgggagggaggttatgggggaaaagccactataattcaaaagttgtactttggaaatttatatttattaaataaaagttgaaaaaaaaatttgcccccttggggccaacactgtggcataggaagttaagcttctgccttcagcactggcatcccatataggcactggttccagtccccgctgctccacttctaatccagcttcctgctatggcctgggaaagcagcaaaggatgatccaagtgcttgggcccctgccacccatatgggagacctggaagaagctcctggctcctggctttggatcagcccagctctggctgctacggtcatctgggggtgaaccagcagatggaggacctctctgtgtctctcctctctctgtctgtagctctgcctctcaaataaatacacaatctcttcaaaaaaaaattgccccCCACCACGGGATCCTCAGCCTATGATTCCACACAGCATGCATATCCCAATTTATAATCCCACtcattctcaaaataatttactTCCTTTGGAGAGTCACTCTCTCGGTATTTGAGGCTGAGAACTGGGTTTTATATCCCCGCTAAGTCGTGTGCATCTTCCTGGagcacacccacatgggagaaaggagaagcagtCAACAGCGTGACCATCTTGAAAAGACGGACAGCAACTTAGCTGGATAACTCAGGTATAAAACACCCAAGTGGTCTCAAGAGGGAGAAACTCACCAGTCCCTCAACTCCAATTTTACCTCCTATACTTACGCATTTAAAAGGCCCCTAAATGTGTTCGATATGTGATCCAGTTTTACAAATCCCAGGAAATGTTCATGTATTTCTAGTCTCTGCAAATggaaggaggggaagaagagagtcttcaggaaaaccaagtgctCTCCAGGCTGGGAATGGGAAGGCTGAGGGGAATCTGCCACATTCTGCAAATTAATGCAAGGGAATCTTCTAGAAGCCTGAAGATCATAAAAATCCCACAAGTTCAAAAAGAGCTTGGGaggatgcacctgggaaggctccAACAGTAGCTCAACAGAAGAATCTTGAAGGCTATGTGGGATTCGCCAATCTTCCAAATCaagtatacagaaaatcagtgaaGAGAGGATTTGAATTCACCCTTATGGTAGTAGGTGAATCTGGACTGGGAAAGTCAACATTAATCAACTCGTTATTCCTCACAGATTTGTATTCTCCAGAGTATCCAGGTCCTTCTCACAgaataaaaaaaactgtacagGTGGAACAATCCAAAGTTTTAATCAAAGAAGGTGGTGTTCAGTTGCTGCTCACAATAGTTGATACCCCAGGATTTGGAGATGCAGTGGATAACAGTAATTGCTGGCAGCCTGTTATCGATTACATTGATAGTAAATTTGAGGACTACCTAAATGCAGAATCTCGAGTGAACAGACGCCAGATGCCTGATAACAGGGTGCAGTGTTGTTTATATTTCATTGCTCCTTCAGGACATGGACTGAAGCCATTGGATATTGAGTTTATGAAACGTTTGCACGAAAAAGTGAACATCATTCCACTTATTGCCAAAGCAGACACGCTCACGCCAGAGGAATGCCAACAGTTTAAAAAACAGATAATGAAAGAAATCCaagaacataaaattaaaatatatgaatttccTGAAACAgatgatgaagaagaaaataaacttgtTAAAAAGATAAAGGACCGTTTGCCACTTGCTGTGGTAGGTAGTAATACTATCATTGAAGTTAACGGCAAAAGGGTCAGAGGAAGGCAGTATCCTTGGGGTGTTGCTGAAGTTGAAAATGGTGAACATTGTGATTTTACTATTCTAAGAAATATGTTGATAAGAACGCACATGCAGGACTTGAAAGATGTTACTAATAATGTTCACTATGAGAACTACAGAAGCAGAAAACTGGCAGCTGTAACTTACAATGGAGTTGATAACAACAAGAATAAAGGGCAGCTTACTAAGAGCCCTCTGGCACAAATGGAAGAGGAACGAAGGGAGCATGTAGCTAAGATGAagaagatggagatggagatggagcaGGTGTTTGAAATGAAGGTCAAAGAAAAAGTTCAGAAACTGAAGGACTCTGAAGCTGAGCTCCAGCGGCGCCATGAGCAAATGAAAAAGAACTTGGAAGCACAGCACAAAGAATTAGAGGAAAAACGTCGTCAGTTTGAGGATGAGAAAGCAAACTGGGAAGCTCAGCAACGTATATTAGAACAACAGAACTCTTCAAGAACCTTggaaaagaacaagaagaaaggGAAGATCTTTTAAATTCTCTATTGACCACCAGTTACGTATTAGTTGCCAATATGCCAGCTTGGACATCAGTGTTTGTTGGATCCGTTTGACCAATTTGCACCAATTTTATCCATAATGATGGATTTAACAGcatgacaaaaattatttttttgttgttcttgatgGAGATTAAGACACCTTGAATTGACTAGGGTGTTACGTACTTGGAAAGTAACAGCTCTAAGtacctttcttttgttttttctttctttttttttaattaaacagatGTCTTCAATTTAATGCAAGAGAACATTTTACTGTTGTACAATCATGTTCTGGTGGTTTGATTGTTTACAGGATATTCCAAAATAAAAGGACTCTGGAAAGTTTTCATTGAGGATAAATTGCCATAATATGAGGCAAACTTTGCTTCTCTATGATAATTATAATACAGAGGTTCCATTCAGTGCAGCATATACAATAATGTAATTTAGTCTAACACAGTTGACCCTATTTTTTGACACTTCCATTGTTTAAATAcacatggaaaaaagaaaacctatatgCTTACAGTGCACCTAGAGCTTTTTTATAAcaacctttttttgtttgttttggattctttaaatatatattattctcATTTAGTACCCTCTTTAGCCAGAATCTCATTActgcttcatttctgaaataACATTTAATTTAGATATTTTCCATGTATTGGCCCTGCTAAAATAGAAAGTAGCATCTTTCATAAGGTAGGAACCAACAGGGAAACTTTCCTTTTACTCCCTTTTTACACTTTATGGTAAGTAGCAGGGGGAAAATGCATTTATAGATCATTTCTAGGCAAAATTGTGAAGCTAACGACCAACTTGTTTCTACCTATATGCAGCCTCTTTATTTGACTAGAAATGGGGAAAATGGCctcttgaagagaaaaaaaaagccaccattCTGCATTTAGCTGTATTCATATAttgcatttctgtattttttgtttgtattgtaAAAAATTCACATAATAAACAATGttgtgatgtaaaaaaaaaaaaaaaaaaagagcttgggtAAATTTATGGGAGATACATCCCAAAGGAAATTATCAATAATGGGAAAAGCGGACTATTTACCTCGGTAGAACACAGAGTAAAAACCTAATtcaatatgcaaaaaaaaaaaaaaaaaacctcaaaacaaaaacactatgAAGAAT from Oryctolagus cuniculus chromosome 8, mOryCun1.1, whole genome shotgun sequence includes:
- the LOC138843543 gene encoding septin-7, with the translated sequence MVVGESGLGKSTLINSLFLTDLYSPEYPGPSHRIKKTVQVEQSKVLIKEGGVQLLLTIVDTPGFGDAVDNSNCWQPVIDYIDSKFEDYLNAESRVNRRQMPDNRVQCCLYFIAPSGHGLKPLDIEFMKRLHEKVNIIPLIAKADTLTPEECQQFKKQIMKEIQEHKIKIYEFPETDDEEENKLVKKIKDRLPLAVVGSNTIIEVNGKRVRGRQYPWGVAEVENGEHCDFTILRNMLIRTHMQDLKDVTNNVHYENYRSRKLAAVTYNGVDNNKNKGQLTKSPLAQMEEERREHVAKMKKMEMEMEQVFEMKVKEKVQKLKDSEAELQRRHEQMKKNLEAQHKELEEKRRQFEDEKANWEAQQRILEQQNSSRTLEKNKKKGKIF